The Sphingomonas alpina genome has a segment encoding these proteins:
- a CDS encoding nitroreductase, whose amino-acid sequence MKVSEAVAARRSVRGFLDTPVDADLLRGLVTKAARAATGGNLQPWHVDLLSGAPLAELKAIVAAKLIAGETEEPAYQIYPAPLTAPYRDRRFAVGEAMYGEIGIPREDKAARRMWFARNFQFFGAPAALFCTVDRQMGPPQWADLGMYLQNVMLLAVEAGLATCPQECWAMYPGTITSFLGTPAERMLFCGMAIGYEDTEEPANRLRSSRAPEEEWLTVRS is encoded by the coding sequence ATGAAAGTGTCCGAAGCCGTAGCGGCACGCCGATCGGTGCGCGGATTCCTCGATACGCCGGTCGATGCGGATTTGTTGCGCGGCCTCGTGACCAAGGCCGCGCGCGCCGCGACCGGCGGAAATCTGCAGCCCTGGCATGTCGACTTGCTCAGCGGTGCGCCACTGGCTGAGCTCAAGGCGATCGTCGCGGCGAAACTGATCGCCGGCGAGACTGAGGAGCCGGCGTATCAGATCTACCCGGCGCCGCTCACCGCGCCCTATCGCGACCGTCGCTTCGCGGTCGGTGAAGCGATGTATGGTGAGATCGGCATTCCGCGCGAGGACAAGGCGGCACGGCGGATGTGGTTCGCGCGCAACTTCCAGTTCTTCGGCGCGCCGGCCGCCTTGTTCTGCACCGTCGACCGACAGATGGGGCCACCGCAATGGGCCGATCTCGGCATGTATCTGCAGAATGTGATGCTGCTGGCGGTAGAGGCGGGGCTCGCCACCTGTCCGCAGGAATGCTGGGCGATGTATCCCGGGACGATCACGTCGTTCCTCGGCACACCGGCGGAGCGCATGCTCTTTTGCGGCATGGCGATCGGGTATGAGGATACAGAGGAGCCCGCGAACCGCTTGCGCAGTTCACGGGCTCCCGAGGAAGAGTGGCTGACGGTTAGGTCTTAA
- a CDS encoding acetyl-CoA C-acetyltransferase, with translation MAEAYIVDAVRTAGGRRGGKLAGTHPVDMAAHVLDQLIERTGLDGAAVDDVIMGCVSQGGQQAGQVGRNAVLAAKNLPDSVPAVSIDRQCGSSQQAIQFAAQAVMSGTQDIVIAAGVESMTRVPMGSTAMLHMKEGLGNYKSPRLEEKYPGILFSQFMGAEMIVKKHGFNREQLDTFALESHKRAIAATESGAFEREIVAIDVETPEGVESHRRDEGIRYDATLESIGSVKLLQEGGAISAANASQICDGASAVLIVSEAALKEHGLTPIARIVNLTVTGGDPVIMLEEPLFATDRALKRAGMKIEDIDLYEVNEAFAPVPLAWLKHVGADPAKLNVNGGAIALGHPLGASGTKLMATLVNALRTRGKRYGLQTMCEGGGIANVTIVEKL, from the coding sequence ATGGCCGAGGCATATATCGTGGATGCGGTGCGAACCGCAGGCGGCAGGCGCGGCGGCAAGCTTGCCGGCACGCATCCGGTCGACATGGCGGCGCATGTCCTCGACCAGCTGATCGAGCGCACGGGACTCGACGGCGCAGCGGTCGACGACGTGATCATGGGCTGTGTCAGCCAGGGTGGCCAGCAGGCCGGCCAGGTCGGCCGCAACGCCGTGCTCGCCGCGAAGAACCTGCCCGACAGCGTGCCCGCCGTGTCGATCGACCGTCAGTGCGGGTCGTCGCAGCAGGCAATCCAGTTCGCTGCCCAGGCCGTGATGTCGGGCACTCAGGACATCGTGATCGCCGCAGGTGTGGAAAGCATGACGCGCGTCCCGATGGGATCGACCGCGATGCTCCACATGAAGGAGGGCCTGGGCAATTATAAGTCGCCGCGGCTCGAGGAAAAATATCCTGGCATCCTGTTCAGCCAGTTCATGGGCGCGGAAATGATCGTCAAGAAGCACGGCTTCAACCGTGAGCAGCTCGACACATTCGCATTGGAAAGCCACAAGCGCGCGATCGCCGCGACCGAAAGCGGCGCGTTCGAACGCGAAATCGTCGCGATCGATGTCGAGACGCCCGAAGGCGTCGAAAGCCATCGCCGCGACGAGGGCATCCGTTATGACGCGACGCTCGAATCAATCGGCTCGGTCAAGCTGCTGCAGGAAGGCGGAGCGATCTCCGCCGCCAATGCCAGCCAGATCTGCGATGGCGCGAGCGCGGTGCTGATCGTCAGCGAGGCAGCACTGAAGGAGCATGGCCTCACCCCGATCGCGCGCATCGTCAATCTGACGGTGACCGGCGGCGACCCGGTAATCATGCTCGAAGAGCCGCTGTTCGCGACCGACCGGGCGCTGAAGCGTGCGGGCATGAAGATCGAGGATATCGATCTGTACGAGGTCAATGAGGCATTCGCGCCGGTCCCGCTCGCCTGGCTCAAACATGTCGGCGCCGATCCGGCAAAGCTCAACGTCAATGGCGGCGCGATCGCGCTCGGCCATCCGCTCGGCGCGTCTGGTACCAAGCTGATGGCGACCCTGGTCAACGCATTGCGCACGCGCGGCAAGCGTTATGGCCTGCAGACGATGTGCGAAGGCGGCGGTATCGCCAATGTGACGATCGTGGAGAAACTCTGA
- a CDS encoding SDR family NAD(P)-dependent oxidoreductase: MKLDNTTAAVVTGGSSGLGEATARALAAKGVKVAIFDLQAEKGEKVAADIGGIFCEVNVTSDESVDAGFAKARAAHGQESVLVCCAGTGNAVKTASRSKEDGSIKHFPLAAFDWLIQINLVGTFRCVAKSAAGMLTLDPGEDGERGAIVMTASVAAEDGQIGQAAYSASKGGVVGMTLPIARDLMSEGIRVNTILPGIFNTPLMQGAPQPVRDALAASVPFPKRLGNAPEYAHLALTMIENSYFNGEDVRLDGAIRMAPR; this comes from the coding sequence ATGAAACTCGACAACACCACCGCCGCCGTCGTTACCGGCGGCTCGTCCGGCCTTGGCGAGGCGACTGCGCGGGCGCTTGCGGCCAAGGGGGTCAAGGTCGCGATCTTCGATCTGCAGGCCGAAAAGGGCGAGAAGGTCGCGGCCGATATCGGCGGCATCTTCTGCGAAGTGAACGTGACTTCGGACGAGAGCGTCGATGCCGGCTTTGCCAAGGCGCGCGCCGCGCATGGCCAGGAGAGCGTGCTGGTGTGCTGCGCCGGCACCGGCAATGCGGTGAAGACCGCGAGCCGGTCGAAGGAAGACGGCAGCATCAAGCATTTCCCGCTCGCCGCGTTCGACTGGCTTATCCAGATCAATCTGGTCGGCACGTTCCGCTGCGTCGCCAAGTCGGCGGCGGGCATGCTGACGCTCGACCCGGGTGAAGATGGCGAGCGCGGCGCGATCGTGATGACCGCGAGCGTCGCCGCCGAGGACGGTCAGATTGGCCAGGCCGCCTATTCCGCGTCGAAGGGCGGCGTGGTCGGCATGACCTTGCCGATCGCGCGCGACCTGATGAGCGAGGGGATTCGCGTCAACACGATCCTGCCCGGCATCTTCAACACGCCACTGATGCAGGGCGCGCCACAGCCGGTAAGGGACGCGCTCGCCGCCAGCGTGCCGTTCCCCAAGCGGCTCGGCAATGCGCCGGAATATGCTCATCTCGCGCTGACCATGATCGAGAACAGCTATTTCAACGGTGAGGATGTACGCCTCGACGGCGCGATCCGCATGGCGCCGCGCTGA
- a CDS encoding acyl-CoA thioesterase — MARPEPWRLDPASYPHSEAIQTRFQDLDVLGHINNVAMAALFESGRVRFNKAMNLSGWHGHRWLVAKVEINYLAEGHFPGDVEIATGVGDIGTRSWHLLSAAFQHGEPIATCDTVIVMSGGANATALAADFRIGLEGHRIRRA, encoded by the coding sequence ATCGCACGACCAGAACCATGGCGGCTCGACCCCGCCAGCTATCCACATAGCGAAGCGATCCAGACCCGGTTCCAGGACCTGGACGTGCTTGGCCATATCAACAATGTCGCAATGGCAGCCCTGTTCGAGAGCGGGCGGGTACGCTTCAACAAGGCGATGAATCTGTCGGGCTGGCACGGCCATCGCTGGCTCGTCGCCAAGGTCGAGATCAATTATCTCGCCGAGGGCCATTTTCCCGGCGATGTCGAGATCGCGACCGGGGTCGGCGATATCGGCACACGAAGCTGGCACCTGCTGTCGGCCGCGTTCCAGCATGGCGAACCGATCGCCACCTGCGACACGGTAATCGTGATGAGCGGTGGCGCGAATGCGACCGCCCTCGCCGCCGATTTCCGGATCGGACTCGAGGGGCATCGTATCAGGCGCGCATGA
- a CDS encoding UrcA family protein, whose amino-acid sequence MLKLLLPALLLSAGATDAAFARNAQPDVHISYHDLDLRSQAGITQLDRRINRAINAVCPDPVGVDLQLKLAISKCRRIKAAEVSGQRIGALASATRADVSIAASR is encoded by the coding sequence ATGCTGAAGCTACTTCTCCCCGCACTGCTCCTCTCCGCCGGCGCAACGGATGCCGCATTCGCACGCAATGCGCAGCCGGACGTCCACATTTCCTATCATGATCTCGATCTGCGCAGCCAGGCGGGGATCACGCAGCTCGATCGGCGGATAAACCGCGCGATCAATGCGGTTTGCCCCGACCCAGTCGGTGTCGATCTGCAGCTCAAGCTGGCTATTTCCAAGTGCCGCAGAATAAAGGCCGCGGAGGTATCGGGACAGCGTATCGGGGCACTGGCCAGCGCTACGCGGGCCGATGTGTCGATCGCTGCATCGCGTTGA
- a CDS encoding LysR substrate-binding domain-containing protein: protein MHRIPPLAAIRVFEAASRHENFSRAAEELALTQAAVSYQMKILEERLGAALFVRKGRGMALTDLGRRIAPRVTGAFTMLGEAFAIAGTENDSVLSITAPRTFSTNWLSGRLGDFNVIRPDLSVRLHVSDEMVDLASSEFDVAIRGMPAPSPSTGLVSHFLMRMPITPLASPSFLAAHPLRTPADLLTVARLSPDDDWWDLWFDSLADLDSNGRSRTGIRFESQVLDGHAAIAGHGVAIVSPPMFQSAVEAGLLVPPFEHFATYRNGFWLVYPEHKRNQTKVRALRDWLLDEVKRSAGDDPYGILRPLPDS from the coding sequence ATGCATCGCATTCCTCCTCTTGCCGCGATCCGGGTGTTCGAAGCTGCCTCGCGACACGAGAATTTCAGCCGCGCCGCCGAGGAGCTTGCACTCACCCAGGCCGCGGTAAGCTATCAAATGAAGATTCTTGAAGAGCGGCTGGGTGCGGCACTGTTCGTGCGCAAGGGACGTGGCATGGCGTTGACCGATCTTGGCCGCCGGATCGCACCGCGCGTGACCGGCGCGTTCACCATGCTGGGAGAAGCGTTCGCCATTGCCGGCACGGAGAATGATTCGGTCCTCAGCATCACCGCCCCGCGCACCTTCTCGACCAACTGGCTTTCCGGACGGCTGGGGGATTTCAACGTCATCCGCCCCGACTTATCGGTGCGTCTTCACGTTTCCGACGAGATGGTCGATCTGGCATCGAGCGAGTTTGACGTCGCCATTCGCGGCATGCCGGCACCCTCACCATCGACCGGGCTTGTCTCGCATTTCCTCATGCGCATGCCGATAACGCCGCTGGCGAGCCCATCTTTCCTGGCGGCGCATCCGCTCCGGACACCAGCCGACCTGCTCACGGTTGCGCGCCTGTCGCCCGACGATGACTGGTGGGATCTATGGTTCGATTCGTTGGCCGACCTGGACTCGAATGGCCGGTCGCGCACCGGCATCCGGTTCGAATCGCAAGTGCTGGACGGGCATGCCGCGATTGCCGGCCATGGCGTCGCGATCGTCAGCCCGCCAATGTTCCAGTCGGCGGTCGAGGCCGGACTGCTGGTGCCGCCGTTCGAGCATTTCGCGACCTATCGCAACGGCTTCTGGCTGGTCTATCCGGAGCATAAGCGCAACCAGACCAAGGTACGCGCGCTCCGCGACTGGTTGCTCGACGAAGTGAAGCGCTCCGCTGGCGACGATCCTTACGGGATCCTGAGACCGCTTCCGGATTCATGA
- a CDS encoding crotonase/enoyl-CoA hydratase family protein codes for MNDRVSITVTDHIADVRLTRADKMNAIDPAMFQGIADAIDQLAGMDDVRVAILSGEGRGFCAGLDMGSMATGGSGLELSSRPWDGANLVQQVSIGWRKLPMPVIAAVHGVALGGGFQIMSGADIRIAAPATRFAIRELHWGLVPDMGGFPLWRSLVRDDVLRELTYTAREFGPEDALGYGFISHIADDPRAAALTLAAEIASRNPHAVRGAKRLCNMAHDADPTTMLEAETVEQLKVIRQPNQVEAVMANMEKRTPVFRD; via the coding sequence ATGAACGACCGCGTATCCATCACTGTGACTGACCATATCGCCGATGTCCGGCTGACCCGCGCCGACAAGATGAATGCGATCGATCCGGCGATGTTTCAGGGCATCGCCGATGCGATCGACCAGCTTGCCGGCATGGATGACGTGCGGGTTGCGATCCTGTCGGGCGAGGGGCGCGGTTTCTGCGCCGGTCTCGACATGGGCAGCATGGCCACGGGCGGCTCGGGGCTCGAATTGTCGTCGCGTCCCTGGGACGGCGCCAATCTCGTCCAGCAGGTATCGATCGGCTGGCGCAAATTGCCGATGCCGGTAATCGCCGCGGTCCATGGTGTCGCGTTGGGCGGGGGTTTCCAGATCATGTCAGGCGCGGATATCCGCATTGCCGCGCCGGCCACGCGCTTCGCAATCCGCGAACTGCACTGGGGACTGGTACCCGACATGGGTGGCTTCCCGCTATGGCGCAGCCTGGTGCGCGACGATGTGCTGCGCGAACTGACCTACACGGCGCGAGAATTCGGTCCTGAGGACGCACTCGGCTATGGCTTCATCTCGCACATCGCCGACGATCCTCGCGCTGCCGCGCTGACGCTTGCGGCCGAGATCGCGTCGCGCAATCCGCACGCCGTGCGCGGTGCGAAACGGCTGTGCAATATGGCCCATGATGCGGATCCCACAACGATGCTCGAGGCCGAGACGGTCGAGCAGCTGAAGGTCATCCGCCAGCCCAATCAGGTCGAGGCGGTGATGGCCAATATGGAGAAGCGCACGCCCGTGTTTCGGGATTGA
- a CDS encoding acyl-CoA synthetase, with protein MHPSIHGAATPDKAALIVAETGETISFAELDRRSNRAAQLFRARGLAIGDTVALFLDNIPEFYDITWGAQRSGLFYVCIPSKLTAPEVEYILRDSGAKLLIASAAQADVAEKLDLAGCTGLAIGGVAGWEDWAAAVAAMPDTPVADQRAGADMLYSSGTTGRPKGVRVALPEDPGIATPNVLATLAQVLYGLGPDTIYLSPAPLYHAAPLRWSMTAMRLGGTVVMMRHFTPETALAAIERYGVTASQWVPTHFVRMLKLDEAARRAHDLSTLKVAIHAAAPCPVPVKQAMIDWWGPVLFEYYAGSEGNGLTTINSAEWLAHPGSVGKAAYGALHICNEAGEELGPDEEGLIYFEGGGVFEYHNDPAKTAEARNALGWTTLGDIGRIDADGFLYLTDRKSFMIISGGVNIYPQEIENRLITHPRVADVAVIGGPDAEMGERVIAVVQPLDMAEAGPDLAAELTAWCRAELSGVKTPRQIDFTAELPRHATGKLYKRLLRDRYWGESGSRIV; from the coding sequence GTGCATCCCAGCATTCATGGCGCCGCGACGCCCGACAAGGCGGCGCTGATCGTTGCCGAAACCGGCGAGACGATCAGTTTTGCCGAGCTAGACCGCCGCTCCAATCGCGCCGCGCAGCTGTTTCGCGCCCGCGGGCTGGCGATCGGCGACACGGTTGCGCTGTTCCTCGACAATATCCCCGAATTCTATGACATCACCTGGGGTGCGCAGCGGTCGGGCCTCTTCTATGTCTGCATCCCGTCGAAGCTGACCGCGCCCGAGGTCGAGTATATTCTGCGCGATTCGGGGGCGAAGCTGCTTATCGCCTCCGCGGCACAGGCCGATGTAGCGGAAAAGCTCGATCTTGCCGGCTGCACCGGTCTGGCGATCGGGGGCGTGGCGGGATGGGAAGACTGGGCCGCGGCAGTCGCGGCAATGCCCGATACGCCGGTTGCCGACCAACGCGCCGGCGCCGATATGCTCTATTCGTCGGGCACCACCGGACGGCCAAAGGGCGTGCGCGTCGCGCTGCCCGAGGATCCGGGGATTGCGACCCCCAATGTGCTCGCGACGCTGGCACAGGTGCTTTACGGCCTGGGTCCGGACACGATCTATCTCAGCCCTGCGCCGCTCTATCATGCCGCTCCGCTGCGCTGGTCGATGACCGCGATGCGGCTTGGCGGCACCGTCGTGATGATGCGGCACTTCACACCCGAAACCGCACTCGCCGCGATCGAGCGCTACGGCGTCACCGCGAGCCAATGGGTGCCTACGCATTTCGTGCGCATGCTCAAGCTCGATGAGGCGGCGCGCCGTGCTCATGACCTGTCGACGCTGAAGGTCGCCATCCACGCCGCCGCGCCGTGCCCGGTGCCGGTCAAACAGGCGATGATCGACTGGTGGGGGCCGGTATTGTTCGAATATTATGCCGGGTCGGAGGGCAATGGCCTGACCACGATCAACTCGGCCGAATGGCTCGCCCATCCCGGTTCGGTGGGCAAGGCGGCCTATGGTGCGCTGCACATCTGCAACGAAGCCGGCGAGGAGCTTGGCCCAGACGAGGAAGGCTTGATCTATTTCGAAGGCGGCGGCGTGTTCGAATATCACAACGACCCGGCCAAGACCGCCGAGGCGCGCAATGCGCTAGGCTGGACCACGCTCGGCGATATCGGACGGATCGATGCCGATGGCTTTCTCTATCTCACGGACCGCAAGAGTTTCATGATCATCTCGGGCGGGGTGAACATCTATCCGCAGGAAATCGAGAATCGCCTGATCACCCATCCACGCGTCGCAGATGTCGCGGTGATCGGCGGTCCCGATGCGGAAATGGGCGAGCGCGTGATTGCGGTGGTTCAGCCGCTCGACATGGCCGAGGCCGGGCCCGATCTGGCAGCCGAACTGACCGCCTGGTGTCGCGCCGAGCTTTCAGGGGTGAAGACCCCGCGCCAGATCGACTTCACGGCGGAACTGCCACGCCATGCGACAGGGAAATTGTACAAGAGGTTGCTCCGCGATCGCTATTGGGGCGAGAGCGGGAGCCGGATCGTCTAG
- a CDS encoding PaaI family thioesterase — MTVPGFVFDPERFLRNGAGGHGRRLGLHYHAHGLDWVELALPYSEEQIGDPASGVIASGPILSMMDMATSMAVWLKLNGFRPHATLDLRVDYLRPATPGKTVIGRGECYRLTRSIAFVRGTAHDGDPADPLAHVAGTFMAPEGYR; from the coding sequence ATGACAGTCCCCGGCTTCGTCTTCGATCCCGAACGCTTCCTCCGCAACGGTGCCGGTGGTCATGGCCGTCGGCTCGGGCTGCATTATCACGCGCATGGTCTCGATTGGGTCGAACTCGCTCTGCCCTATAGCGAGGAGCAGATCGGCGATCCGGCGAGTGGTGTGATCGCCTCCGGCCCGATCCTGTCGATGATGGACATGGCGACGAGCATGGCGGTGTGGCTCAAGCTCAACGGCTTTCGCCCGCACGCGACGCTCGACCTGCGGGTCGATTATCTGCGCCCCGCAACGCCCGGAAAAACAGTGATCGGGCGCGGCGAATGCTATCGCCTGACACGCTCGATCGCGTTCGTGCGCGGTACGGCGCATGACGGCGACCCGGCCGATCCACTGGCGCATGTCGCGGGCACCTTCATGGCACCGGAGGGCTATCGCTGA
- a CDS encoding PaaI family thioesterase has translation MLPPYADLLGLTVDPDLSDAAPVLIMPFGDDVLGRPGFLHGGAISGLMEMAAIAALQHALAAEGGAKESRGRIKPINVTVDFMRGGRDKPTRAQGVVTRLGNRVANVEATAWQDDPAKPIAAARMNYMVARG, from the coding sequence ATGCTGCCGCCTTATGCCGATCTGCTCGGCCTGACCGTCGATCCCGATTTGAGTGATGCAGCCCCTGTGCTGATCATGCCGTTCGGCGACGACGTACTGGGTCGCCCCGGCTTTCTGCACGGCGGCGCGATCAGCGGGTTGATGGAAATGGCGGCGATCGCCGCGCTCCAGCACGCCCTGGCGGCCGAAGGAGGCGCCAAAGAGTCTCGGGGGCGAATCAAGCCGATCAACGTCACGGTCGATTTCATGCGCGGCGGCCGCGACAAGCCGACCCGCGCACAGGGTGTCGTCACCCGGCTCGGCAATCGCGTCGCCAATGTCGAAGCGACGGCCTGGCAGGACGATCCCGCCAAGCCGATCGCGGCGGCGCGAATGAATTATATGGTGGCGCGGGGCTGA
- a CDS encoding PQQ-dependent sugar dehydrogenase, with protein sequence MRLLYLSLPIALIACSANQATPAAARGELPFARTVVADFDSPWAMTFLPDGRMLVTEKAGQLKLVSADGKQATTVTGTLPVDSAGQGGLMDVVLSPGFAQDRLVYFSFSEAGPGGKGVALARGKLATDAGQLEDVAVIFRAHPYVEGDGHYSGRIAFSSDGQYLFFTNGERQKFDPAQDPRATLGKVLRLTLDGKPAPGNPLAAQGFDPAIWSYGHRNLLGIAFDSTGNLWEQEMGPKGGDEVNLIVAGKNYGYPKVSNGSHYDGRDIPDHKPGDGFEAPKVWWNPSISPGGLMIYSGDLFPAWKGDAFIGGLSSRALLRVDLDGTNAKKGDQWDMGARIREVEQGPDGAIWMLEDGSDGSQGRLIKLTPKS encoded by the coding sequence ATGCGCCTGTTGTACCTGAGTCTGCCGATAGCGCTGATCGCCTGCAGCGCGAATCAGGCAACCCCCGCGGCCGCACGTGGCGAGCTGCCCTTCGCCAGGACCGTGGTGGCCGATTTCGACTCGCCCTGGGCGATGACCTTCCTGCCCGACGGGCGCATGCTGGTGACCGAAAAGGCCGGACAGCTGAAGCTGGTGTCGGCCGACGGCAAGCAGGCGACGACCGTCACGGGCACGCTGCCGGTCGACAGCGCGGGGCAAGGCGGGCTGATGGACGTCGTCCTCTCACCCGGATTTGCACAGGACCGGCTGGTCTATTTCAGCTTCTCGGAAGCCGGGCCGGGCGGCAAGGGTGTGGCGCTGGCGCGGGGCAAGCTGGCCACCGATGCGGGCCAGCTGGAGGATGTCGCGGTGATCTTCCGCGCGCACCCCTATGTCGAGGGCGACGGCCATTATTCGGGCCGCATCGCCTTCTCTTCCGATGGCCAATATCTCTTCTTCACCAATGGCGAGCGGCAGAAATTCGACCCTGCGCAGGACCCCAGGGCCACACTCGGCAAGGTCCTGCGCCTGACCCTCGACGGCAAGCCGGCGCCGGGCAATCCGCTGGCCGCACAGGGCTTCGATCCGGCGATCTGGTCCTATGGCCATCGCAATCTGCTCGGCATCGCCTTCGATTCGACCGGCAATCTGTGGGAGCAGGAAATGGGCCCGAAGGGAGGCGATGAGGTCAATCTGATCGTTGCGGGCAAGAATTACGGCTATCCCAAAGTCTCCAATGGCAGCCATTATGATGGCCGCGACATTCCCGATCACAAGCCCGGTGATGGCTTTGAAGCACCCAAAGTGTGGTGGAACCCGTCAATCTCGCCCGGCGGGCTGATGATCTATTCCGGTGACCTGTTTCCGGCGTGGAAGGGCGATGCGTTCATCGGCGGCCTGTCGTCACGGGCGCTGCTGCGGGTCGATCTCGATGGCACCAATGCGAAGAAGGGCGACCAATGGGATATGGGCGCGCGGATTCGTGAGGTCGAACAGGGTCCCGACGGGGCGATCTGGATGCTGGAGGATGGTAGCGATGGGTCGCAGGGCCGGCTGATCAAGCTGACGCCGAAAAGCTAG
- the rimP gene encoding ribosome maturation protein RimP → MADLAKLTALIEPEAQALGFDLVRVKLFGGAGDITLQVMAERPDTRQLTIDDCAELSRRISDLLDEADPIESEYRLEVSSPGIDRPLTRLNDFADWEGHEARIVLTAPVEGRKQLTGNLAGVEGDRITIDVNKHVPMTIGFDQVADAKLLFTDRLLAATRPLSTEGADEEEFEDFTDNEGALEAADTNTSEGQD, encoded by the coding sequence ATGGCGGATCTCGCCAAATTGACGGCATTGATCGAACCCGAGGCACAGGCTTTGGGTTTCGACCTGGTGCGCGTGAAATTGTTCGGTGGAGCCGGCGACATCACCCTGCAGGTGATGGCCGAGCGCCCCGACACGCGCCAGCTGACGATCGACGATTGCGCCGAATTGTCGCGTCGCATCTCCGACCTGCTCGACGAGGCCGACCCGATCGAGAGCGAATATCGCCTCGAAGTGTCCTCGCCGGGAATCGACCGGCCGCTGACGCGGCTGAACGACTTCGCCGACTGGGAAGGGCATGAAGCACGCATCGTGCTGACCGCACCGGTCGAGGGCCGCAAGCAGCTGACCGGCAATCTCGCCGGGGTCGAAGGCGACCGCATCACGATCGACGTGAACAAGCATGTGCCGATGACGATCGGGTTCGACCAGGTCGCCGATGCGAAATTGCTGTTCACCGACCGGTTGCTCGCCGCGACGCGCCCGCTCTCGACCGAGGGCGCGGACGAAGAAGAATTCGAAGACTTTACCGACAACGAAGGCGCGCTTGAGGCCGCCGATACCAACACCAGTGAAGGGCAAGATTGA